TCAATACGATGTGTTCTCTGACGTAGAACCAGATCCATCTATCGAAACCGTTATGGCAGGGGCAGAAAGAATGAGAGCATTCGAGCCAGATGTCATTATCACCCTTGGCGGAGGTTCAGCGATGGATGCTGCAAAAGGTATGTGGGTTTTCTATGAGCATCCAGATTTGGAGTTCCATGGCCTTAAACAAAAATTCTTAGATATTCGTAAACGTGTATTTAAATATCCTAAGCTAGGCAATAAAGCCCAGTTTGTTGCAATACCGACTACTTCAGGTACAGGTTCTGAGGTAACATCTTTCTCAGTTATTACTGATAAAGAGAATAACGTCAAGTATCCGTTAGCTGATTATGAGTTAACGCCAGATGTGGCAATCATTGATCCGATCTACGTTAAAACAGTTCCACCTTCAGTGACTGCCGATACAGGTATGGATGTTCTCACTCATGCTATTGAATCTTATGTTTCTGTGATGGCTAATGATTATACTGATGGCCTGGCGATGAAAGCTATTCAACTGGTGTTCGAATACCTACCTAAAGCATACAAAAATGGTAATGATGAGTTAGCACGTGAAAAAATGCATAACGCTTCAACAATTGCCGGTATGGCGTTTGCGAATGCTTTCTTAGGTATTAATCACAGCTTAGCCCATAAATTAGGGGCAGAGTTCCATATTGCACATGGACGTGCTAACACTATTTTAATGCCACACGTTATTCGTTATAATGCTAAAAAACCGACTAAATTTACTAGCTTCCCTAAGTATAATCACTTCCGAGCTGATGAGCGTTATGCGGAAATTGCTAGAATGCTTGGATTGCCAGCTAAAGATACAGAGCTAGGTGTGGAAAGTCTTGCACAAGCTATCATAAAATTAGCAAAAGAACTCAATATTCCAATGAGTATCGAAGCATGCGGAATAGATAAAAAAGATTTTGAAGCGAAAGTTGATTTACTTGCTGACAGAGCATTTGAAGATCAATGTACAACAGCTAATCCTAAGTTGCCACTCGTGACTGAATTAGCAGAGATCTATCGTTTAGCCTATAAAGGTGTTTAAATCCTCACAAAAAACTTCTGTGGACCATCCACAGAAGTTTTTTACTTTACAGCACGCCCCATAGAGTGGTACATAAAATATTAAAGATTAAGCCTCCTTTTCGTGAAACGAATGACATGACAAGCTCGTAACTATATAAGGGAGGGATGAAGATGAAGAGTTTAAACGAAGAGATAATGGAAGTAAAAGAAAAGTTACGAAAAAAAGAGAAGTGGTCACACCATTTAGAAAGATTGAACGATCAGATACATATAAAAGAACAGAAGGTAGCAGAATTGTCGCAGAGGCTAACTGAAGAAAAAGAGGACGTAGAAAAGCTACACCATTTTTCTATAGAAAATATTTTTTCTACATTGATTGGTAATAAACAAGAAAAACTGCATAAAAGAGAGCAGGAAGTTATCACTGCTAAATTGAATTACCAAGATGCTAATCAAAAGTTACAAGAGTTAAAAAAAGAACATAGTGACTACTCAAACAGGTTAAAAGGGGTCATAAACGCAGGGATAGACTATGAAAACTTGTTTGATAGAAAAGAAAACTTAATCCACGATGAGGGGAGCATATGGAGCGAGGAATTATTTAAGATAACGGAAAAAGAGGCAGACCTTTCTAGTATGTTAGTGGAGTATGAAGAAGCGTTAGCGGCAGGGGATAAAGCTCTTAAAACACTTAAAGAGGCAGCTGTTTCTTTTGATAAAGCTAAAAACTGGTCGACAGTTGATATGATTGGAGGCGGTTTTATCACAACAGCGATCAAGCATAATCATGTAGATGGTGCAAAAGAAAAAATTCATGATGCAGAAGTTCAACTTAGACATTTTAAAGAAGAATTGTTAGACATTCAAAACCAACTAAACATTGAGCTGACAATTGGAGACATGTTAACTTTTGCAGATTATTTCTTTGATGGGCTGATTGTAGATTGGTTAGTGCACGATAAGATTTCTCAAGCTGCAGATCAAATTGAGAAAACAATCAGCTTCGTTGCGGCAACTTTAACTAGCCTTCGCGAAGACAATAAGCGTCATGCAAAAAAATTGCAAGAATTATCTATTAAACGAATAGAGATTATAGAACATGCTTAATTATTAATTTACGATAATTATATTATGTCAACTGAACGAGGAGATATAAAAGATTGATAGCTTTTTTGGAGGGGGATTTTATGCTTGGACATTCATCTGTCGTGTTTGTTTACGGTACGTTACGTGAAGGAGACAGTAATTATCATTATCTAAAAAATTCAGTGAAGCTATTCAACCAAGCGCGGGTAAGGGGCTCGTTATATGACACTGGGAATGGTTATCCAGCTTATATCGAAAAAGGGGAAAAGTGGGTTTATGGAGAACTTTATGCTGTCAGTCCGTGGACCCTGAAACAATTAGATAGATTAGAAGGATATAGTGAAGGGCGACCTGATAATTTATATAATCGCGTAAAGTTACCGATTGAAACAGACATAAGTATTATTGAGGGATGGATCTATACGTTAGATCATCAGCACGAAATATCACTTACTAACGAAATCCATTTCCAAGATTGGAGAGTACATCAATGGTTTAATAACTTTACTGAGGTTAAGTATTTTGCTTACGGTTCATGTATGGACACAGAACGTATTGAAAAAGCAGGTATGTTAACACCTTTTTCTCAGCGAGTCGAGACAGGTAAACTAACAGGGTATAGTATGTGTTATACGCTCCACAGAGAAGATGGGTCTAGAGCAGATATCGTTGAAACAGAAGACCCTTCCTCCTCTGTTGAGGGAATTATCTACACATTACCAAAGGAGGCCATTGACTATTTATTTTCTAGAGAAGGTGTCTTTACTGGCAGTTATCGTGCTACTTTTGTTAAAGTGGAGATAAACGGTGTTCTTCATCAAGATGTCTTAACATTTACCGTCATTAATAAACAAGCTGAGACTTGCCCACCACGTCATTATGGGGAAGAAATCTTGAGAGGGGCAAAAGGAAGATTGTCAGATAACTATTATGAGCAATTACTAACAAAACTGGCATCCTTAGGCTACGATCACATAGATAGAGACGATTAACGGTGTAAGTGATAGAAAGGCCCTCACTGTCTTAAAGAGGGCCTTTCATAACGTAATAGAATAAAAGGCTAAAAAGGCTGCCAATCGATAGTACCTTGCTGATTTTCATAATCGACAGAAACGGTAAAGTCATGTTTTTTATAAAAATGAAGTAAACGCTCGAGATGGTCCCAATCTCTCGGTGAGATATAGCCTGAAATTTTACGCATATTTTGCTCTTCTATATATTGTTTAAAATACGACATACATACAGAGCCAAAGCCTTGATTTTGCTCACCTCTTATATCATCTATTTGAATATGAAAATCTTCTTTGTAAGAAGCGTGAATCGAGAAGTCCCAGGTTCCATTAAATGGCGTTTCACAATCGTGTGCCATAATTTTACATACTTCTCCGTTATCGGAAGCATAAATAATCGTCCACTTTCCTAATTTTGTTTGTTCAATTCCGAGAATCGACCATTTTTTTGCAATCTGTTTCAGGTTTTCTTGCATACGTAATAGTTGGAATTCAAGTTTTTCATACTCGATTTGTAGTGTTTCTTTATTTTTATCCTGCCTCGTAATATAAGATGCAGGGGCAAACATAATAAAACTCCTTTCATCATGCTAAATCTATAAATGACTATGAGTTGGAAGAGGGCATTATAATTTATGAGACTTTACTACATTAATTAAGCAGCCTAACCTTTTAAATACTCACAAGTCCGGTATTTTACTAGAATCAGATAAAATAATCAAGACGTTTTAATAAGAAAAAAAGATTGCATCTTTTAGCAAATAACGTTATGCTAGTAACATCATCATATAGATGGTTCACCGAAAAATAAATCTATATATGGTATATATGATATTAAATTAAGAAAAACAGGTGCTTGTTAATCGAGCTTGAAAGGGAATCCGGTGCAAGTCCGGAACTGTCCCCGCAACTGTAATTTGCTGACGATATGAGAGACCACTGTTGAAGATTATTTTTAAATAGTCTAATATGGGAAGGCTCATAAAGGATGAGGCATAAGTCAGGAGACCTGCCTGTTTTTCTCAAGTTTCTGACCTTCGGGGGGTGAGTGTTTGAAACGGTAGAAGATCCTAGTAGCGATTTGTTAACTATCGTGAACAATGTCGCTTTTAGCTGACGCACTCTGCCGTTTTAACACCTTCCCGACTGGGAGGGTTTTTTTAATGACTAATTTGATTGATGGAAGGATGACAAAAATGACACAAGGGATAGCACAAAAGACAAATGAACATCACGTTAACAACGTCTTGCAAAATCGATTTCCTCATTTAACATGGGAGCCGTATTTAAGACGAATTGAATTGCACAATGACAAAACAGCCCTTATTACTGCAGCGTTAGATCAGCTTACAGCTGAGGAATCCGATTGGACATTCGTTGCGGCAAACTTATATTCTTTGCAGCTTAAAGAGGAAATAGCGAACAATCGAGGTATTCCTGCTTATGAACAATTCGGTTCATTAATTACAAAGCTTGTAAATGATGGTTTTTATCAAAAAGAGCTTCTCAACGTTTACACAACAGAAGATTATGCACTGATGGAAAGCTGGATAGATGAAACTAAAGATCAGCTCTTTACATATATTGGACTCAAAACATTAGCTGATCGTTATCTGGCTCGTTCTCACGATGGCCGTTTACTTGAATTGCCACAAGAGCGATTCATGGTAATTGCTATGAGCCTTATGAAAAACGAAGCTGAAGCTAAGCGACTTGACCTTGTTAAAGAAGCTTACTGGGCCCTGTCTAATCTCTATATGACTGTGGCAACACCGACGTTAGCGAATGCTGGAAAAACACACGGACAGTTGTCAAGTTGTTTTATTGACACAGTCGATGATAGTTTACGAGGTATTTTCGATAGTAATACAGATGCCGCTACAGTGAGTAAAAATGGCGGAGGCTTAGGTATTTATCTAGGTAAAATTAGAGCGAGAGGGTCATCTATTAAAGGGTTTAAAGGAACATCCTCAGGCGTGTTACCATGGATGAAGCAGTTAAACAATACAGCTGTTAGCGTAGATCAATTAGGTCAAAGACAAGGTGCTATTGCGGTTTACTTAGATGTTTGGCATAAAGATATTTTTCCTTTTCTAGACGCTAAATTAAATAATGGTGATGAACGTCAACGAACGCATGATTTGTTCACTGGTGTGTGTCTTCCAGATTTATTTATGGAAAAAGTTGAAGCGCGTGAAGACTGGCATTTGTTTGATCCACATGAAGTTAGAGAAGTTATGGGGTTCTCTCTAGAGGATTTTTATGATGAAGAACAAGGCAAGGGGAGTTTCCGTGAGCATTATGAACAATGTGTAGCGAATGAAGACCTTTCATCAGAGCGTGTTCCTGCCATCGACATTATGAAACGCATTATGATCGCTCAACTTGAAACGGGCACACCTTATATGTTTTATCGGGATACCGTTAATCGGATGAATCCTAACAAACATAAAGGTATGATTTACTCTTCTAATTTGTGTACAGAAATTATGCAAAATATGAGCTCTACTACTGTACAAGAAGAAATTAGTGCTGATGGTGAGATTATTACTAAAAAGCAAGCAGGAGATTACGTGGTGTGTAATTTAAGTTCTATTTCACTGGCTAAAGCAGTAAAGGATGATGTCATTGAAAGGCTTATAAACATACAAGTCCGCATGCTCGATAACGTGATTGAATTGAATACGATTGAAGTTCCACAAGCACAAATAACGAATCAAAAATATCGCGCTATTGGATTAGGCACGTTTGGATGGCATCACTTATTGGCCGACAAAAAAATAGCTTGGGAAACAGAAGAGGCTGTGCAGTATGCTGATGAACTGTACGAAGATATTCATTTTTATACAGTGAAAGCAAGTATGGAACTGGCGAAAGAAAAAGGAGCCTATCCTGCGTTTAAAGGCTCTGACTATGAAACGGGCGAATATTTTACCTCACGGGATTATAAGAGTGACCGTTGGACAAGCTTACAACACGCCGTCAGTGAAAATGGGTTACGGAATGGCTATCTTTTAGCTGTTGCTCCTAATTCAAGTACATCACTTATTGCTGGATCTTCCGCATCAATCGATCCTATTTTTAAGAAGGAATATGCTGAAGAGAAAAAGAATTATAAAATTCCTGTTACAGCACCTGGATTATCTAAAGAAAATACGTGGTATTATAAAGCAGCTCATACGATTGATCAACTTTG
The DNA window shown above is from Salipaludibacillus agaradhaerens and carries:
- a CDS encoding AAA family ATPase, with the translated sequence MKSLNEEIMEVKEKLRKKEKWSHHLERLNDQIHIKEQKVAELSQRLTEEKEDVEKLHHFSIENIFSTLIGNKQEKLHKREQEVITAKLNYQDANQKLQELKKEHSDYSNRLKGVINAGIDYENLFDRKENLIHDEGSIWSEELFKITEKEADLSSMLVEYEEALAAGDKALKTLKEAAVSFDKAKNWSTVDMIGGGFITTAIKHNHVDGAKEKIHDAEVQLRHFKEELLDIQNQLNIELTIGDMLTFADYFFDGLIVDWLVHDKISQAADQIEKTISFVAATLTSLREDNKRHAKKLQELSIKRIEIIEHA
- a CDS encoding gamma-glutamylcyclotransferase, with translation MLGHSSVVFVYGTLREGDSNYHYLKNSVKLFNQARVRGSLYDTGNGYPAYIEKGEKWVYGELYAVSPWTLKQLDRLEGYSEGRPDNLYNRVKLPIETDISIIEGWIYTLDHQHEISLTNEIHFQDWRVHQWFNNFTEVKYFAYGSCMDTERIEKAGMLTPFSQRVETGKLTGYSMCYTLHREDGSRADIVETEDPSSSVEGIIYTLPKEAIDYLFSREGVFTGSYRATFVKVEINGVLHQDVLTFTVINKQAETCPPRHYGEEILRGAKGRLSDNYYEQLLTKLASLGYDHIDRDD
- a CDS encoding ribonucleoside-diphosphate reductase subunit alpha; translation: MTQGIAQKTNEHHVNNVLQNRFPHLTWEPYLRRIELHNDKTALITAALDQLTAEESDWTFVAANLYSLQLKEEIANNRGIPAYEQFGSLITKLVNDGFYQKELLNVYTTEDYALMESWIDETKDQLFTYIGLKTLADRYLARSHDGRLLELPQERFMVIAMSLMKNEAEAKRLDLVKEAYWALSNLYMTVATPTLANAGKTHGQLSSCFIDTVDDSLRGIFDSNTDAATVSKNGGGLGIYLGKIRARGSSIKGFKGTSSGVLPWMKQLNNTAVSVDQLGQRQGAIAVYLDVWHKDIFPFLDAKLNNGDERQRTHDLFTGVCLPDLFMEKVEAREDWHLFDPHEVREVMGFSLEDFYDEEQGKGSFREHYEQCVANEDLSSERVPAIDIMKRIMIAQLETGTPYMFYRDTVNRMNPNKHKGMIYSSNLCTEIMQNMSSTTVQEEISADGEIITKKQAGDYVVCNLSSISLAKAVKDDVIERLINIQVRMLDNVIELNTIEVPQAQITNQKYRAIGLGTFGWHHLLADKKIAWETEEAVQYADELYEDIHFYTVKASMELAKEKGAYPAFKGSDYETGEYFTSRDYKSDRWTSLQHAVSENGLRNGYLLAVAPNSSTSLIAGSSASIDPIFKKEYAEEKKNYKIPVTAPGLSKENTWYYKAAHTIDQLWSIKQNGARQKHIDQSVSFNLYVTNNIRAKELLELHVSAWKNGLKTTYYVRSTSSELEDCESCSS